Proteins co-encoded in one Brassica rapa cultivar Chiifu-401-42 chromosome A02, CAAS_Brap_v3.01, whole genome shotgun sequence genomic window:
- the LOC108870770 gene encoding uncharacterized protein LOC108870770: MNKPLFLYIVHRLSTEVEYFQPKQDATGRSGISPLQKCTAAIRQLAYGGGADPVDEYLRLGETTSRKCLHHFAAGIIDLFGDEYLRRPTPEDLQRLLHVGEQRGFPGMVGSIDCMHWEWKNCPTAWKGMYSRGTGKPTIVLEAVASYDLWIWHAFFGAPGTLNDLNILDRSPVFDDIINGNAPQVNFFVNGREYNLAYYLTDGIYPKWATFIQSIRLPQGAKNSLFAQIQESVRKDVERAFGVLQARFAVVRNPSNLWDKNKISNIMRACLILHNMIVQDERNSNTLEEFQDDDFTYTVKKATRPGNIITRRKEVRDPHIHQQLKQDLIEHIWEKFGHFPNNI, from the coding sequence ATGAACAAGCCGttgttcttatatattgtgCATCGTCTATCTACTGAAGTTGAGTATTTTCAACCAAAACAAGATGCAACCGGACGGTCGGGTATATCTCCTCTCCAGAAATGTACCGCAGCAATTCGTCAATTGGCGTATGGTGGTGGAGCTGATCCCGTAGACGAATATTTAAGACTTGGTGAAACAACATCTCGGAAATGTTTGCACCATTTTGCCGCCGGCATAATCGACTTGTTTGGCGATGAATACCTCAGACGTCCCACACCAGAGGATCTTCAGAGACTACTCCATGTTGGTGAACAACGGGGATTTCCCGGGATGGTTGGAAGCattgactgtatgcattgggagtggaagaattgcccCACTGCCTGGAAAGGAATGTATTCACGAGGAACCGGAAAACCAACAATTGTGTTGGAGGCCGTTGCTTCATATGACCTCTGGATTTGGCACGCATTTTTTGGAGCTCCAGGTACTTTGAACGATCTCAATATTCTGGACAGATCACccgtttttgatgacattattaACGGGAATGCTCCCCAAGTAAACTTCTTTGTCAACGGAAGGGAATACAATTTGGCGTACTATCTGACTGATGGTATCTATCCGAAATGGGCGACTTTTATTCAATCTATCCGACTGCCACAAGGTGCCAAAAATTCTTTATTTGCTCAAATCCAAGAATCCGTTcgaaaagatgtcgagcgtGCCTTTGGGGTCCTGCAAGCTAGGTTTGCAGTTGTTAGAAATCCTTCTAATTTATgggataaaaacaaaatatcgaatattatgagagcatgtctaatactccataatatgattgtccAAGATGAACGAAATTCAAACACTCTTGAAGAATTTCAAGATGACGATTTCACATACACCGTCAAAAAGGCTACAAGACCCGGCAATATAATTACTCGTCGTAAAGAAGTTCGGGATCCACATATCCATCAACAATTAAAACAAGATCTGATTGAACATATATGGGAAAAATTTggacattttccaaataacATATAA
- the LOC108870771 gene encoding putative F-box protein At5g62660, giving the protein MDSTELPMDLITEEILTRLPVKSLMRFKCVSKLWLRLISSRYFTHRFLTVHSPRLYMCLWDANDYLNCEILSSALLDATTTTTTPSPFLVDHYLTTPRMGRHILQNLGGFMCYIYWNKPRMYNPATRQLVTLPFKKSDHMIVPPGGKKIVRYYFGYDALNHKYKVVSSISVHLKQNMEVISSENWVFVLEGGVCSWKKAALTSPDFCPHVPCKMEGLCIDGVIYYMALLGPFEYVFVSFDVKSEEFNMIQVPRRDGDELLERFQNVGLLEYGGKPTLFDQTNLKDKGVVALWSVEDAGSKKWSCKSLVVQPSQLHLVNTITFNVKGITQNGKVLLIPKNILFPFHILSYDIQNNDMRKIEIRGIPDRWFNMDEEAEVCVDVMFMDQSESVISSDFVSSLDWTERDNHDTSIHRSLPLSVSLPIL; this is encoded by the coding sequence ATGGACTCTACGGAGCTTCCTATGGATTTAATAACGGAGGAGATTCTCACGAGACTGCCTGTAAAATCCCTGATGAGATTCAAGTGTGTTTCAAAGCTCTGGCTAAGGCTCATCAGCTCACGATATTTCACCCACCGTTTCCTTACAGTCCATTCCCCTCGTCTTTACATGTGTTTATGGGACGCAAACGACTACCTTAACTGTGAAATACTCTCATCCGCTCTTCTAGAcgctactactactactactactccaTCTCCCTTTTTAGTTGACCACTATCTGACCACCCCACGGATGGGAAGGCACATCTTGCAAAATCTTGGTGGCTTCATGTGCTACATCTATTGGAATAAGCCTCGGATGTATAACCCTGCCACCAGACAACTTGTCACCTTACCCTTCAAAAAGTCCGACCACATGATCGTACCACCAGGAGGAAAAAAAATCGTCCGCTACTATTTCGGATACGACGCGCTTAACCACAAGTACAAAGTGGTCTCCTCGATTAGCGTACACCTAAAACAGAATATGGAAGTGATCAGTTCAGAGAATTGGGTATTTGTACTAGAAGGTGGAGTATGTTCCTGGAAAAaggctgctttaacctcaccgGACTTTTGTCCTCACGTGCCTTGCAAAATGGAAGGACTGTGTATCGATGGGGTTATATACTACATGGCTTTGCTTGGTCCGTTTGAATATGTGTTTGTGAGTTTCGACGTTAAATCTGAAGAGTTCAACATGATCCAAGTACCTCGCAGGGACGGCGACGAGCTGCTTGAAAGGTTTCAGAATGTGGGTCTTTTGGAGTATGGTGGAAAACCAACTCTTTTTGACCAAACAAATCTTAAAGACAAGGGTGTCGTGGCTTTATGGTCTGTGGAAGATGCCGGGAGCAAGAAATGGTCGTGCAAGAGTCTGGTTGTGCAGCCTTCTCAACTGCATCTGGTCAATACCATTACATTCAATGTGAAAGGTATAACTCAAAACGGCAAGGTTCTCCTGATACCAAAGAatattctttttccttttcacATTCTCTCTTATGATATTCAAAACAATGATATGAGAAAGATTGAGATCAGAGGTATACCTGACCGCTGGTTTAATATGGACGAAGAAGCTGAGGTATGTGTCGACGTGATGTTTATGGACCAGAGTGAGAGCGTCATTAGTAGCGATTTTGTATCTTCTCTCGACTGGACAGAGAGAGATAATCACGACACTTCCATTCACAGATCTCTACCACTTTCTGTGTCATTACCGATATTGTGA
- the LOC103853403 gene encoding receptor-like protein 51 — MSSTPRLSLYFRYRYSSSQPLSTPLLSLSPTPSPTISPVPRTSPTPPRTSSTSPLDPKQLKAFESLNIPTLKNPCDHHHPSSSKKPPTTVVTCDTGSPFRLVTSLSFTNCSSDLSISSTALKALSPSLTSLSFHNCPSLSAPPHLPDSLHSFSAVSSFPRLSGLSLARLVNLTDITVSSVPVSTSGLFVILGNMHDIVSLTISHANLSGNIPKSFHSNLTFIDLSDNLIKGPIPTSITLLSSLKALNLSSNLISGEIPDSIGSRKLNV, encoded by the coding sequence ATGTCTTCTACACCAAGACTTAGCCTTTACTTCCGTTACCGTTACTCCTCTTCTCAGCCACTATCTACGCCGCTCCTTTCCCTCTCCCCAACCCCATCTCCAACCATCTCCCCCGTCCCACGCACCTCCCCCACTCCCCCTCGCACATCCTCCACCTCCCCACTCGACCCAAAGCAGCTCAAAGCCTTCGAATCCCTCAACATCCCCACCCTCAAGAACCCCTGCGACCACCACCACCCCTCCTCCTCCAAAAAACCCCCCACCACCGTCGTAACCTGCGACACCGGCTCCCCATTCCGCCTCGTCACCTCCCTCTCCTTCACAAACTGCTCCTCCGATCTCTCCATCTCCTCCACAGCCCTCAAAGCCCTTTCCCCCTCCCTCACTTCCCTCTCTTTCCACAACTGCCCTTCCCTCTCCGCTCCCCCTCACCTCCCGGACTCGCTCCACTCCTTCTCCGCCGTCTCCTCCTTCCCCCGCCTCTCGGGACTCTCCCTCGCTCGCCTCGTCAACCTCACCGACATCACTGTCTCCTCCGTCCCTGTCTCCACCTCGGGGCTATTCGTCATCCTCGGGAACATGCACGACATCGTCTCCCTCACCATCTCCCACGCCAATCTCTCCGGGAACATCCCAAAATCCTTCCACTCGAATCTCACATTCATCGACTTATCCGATAATCTCATCAAAGGACCAATACCCACTTCGATTACTCTCCTCTCCAGCCTCAAAGCTTTAAACTTGTCGTCGAACTTGATCTCCGGCGAGATACCCGACAGCATCGGGAGTCGAAAATTGAATGTGTGA
- the LOC108870772 gene encoding inorganic pyrophosphatase TTM1, translating into MKAVLSEDFKERTEEAYDIYLLPPGEDPEACQSYLRMRNRDGKYNLMFEEWVTDRPFIISPRITFEVSVRLLGGLMALGYTIATILKRKSHIFDDEKVIVKTDWLEQLNRTYVQVQGRDRSFVENVANELGLEGSYCPHTYIEQIQLERLVNDVMALPDDLKTKLSLDDDTVSSPKEALSRASADSKMKYLHG; encoded by the exons ATGAAGGCAGTTCTGTCTGAGGATTTCAAGGAACGCACAGAGGAAGCATACGACATCTATCTGCTACCGCCAGGCGAGGATCCTGAAGCGTGCCAATCATACCTCAGAATGAGGAACCGGGATGGAAAATACAATCTCATGTTTGAG GAGTGGGTTACAGATCGTCCATTTATTATATCACCCAGAATAACTTTTGAAGTCAGCGTTCGACTTCTGGGAGGATTAATGGCATTGGGTTATACCATTGCAACAATCTTGAAGAGAAAAAGTCATATCTTTGATGATGAGAAGGTTATTGTGAAGACTGATTGGTTGGAACAACTGAACCGGACATACGTTCAG GTACAAGGTAGAGACCGTTCCTTCGTCGAAAATGTGGCCAACGAACTCGGATTGGAAGGTTCATATTGTCCACATACATATATTGAACAGATACAGCTGGAGAGGCTTGTGAATGATGTTATG GCTTTGCCAGATGACTTGAAGACAAAACTCAGCTTAGATGATGATACAGTTTCTAGCCCTAAAGAAGCCCTCTCAAGAGCGTCTGCTGATAGTAAAATGAAATATCTTCACGGTTAA
- the LOC117131948 gene encoding uncharacterized protein LOC117131948: protein MAKQNQQLTAFQEINDRISQLRKRNKARVQRPQQGERIFGDAPEAVYVEPKPPDPSRINQHPTSQTHTLHVANSRFDHKSFADKIEFFTFSGGRSYLFWERNLDEWFHNNNILKEERLSYAIDQLRGNAFKWWVQEEDDRWFYKEPAIKTWRDLKEAMRDEFSPELTSSKIRRYTQGGI, encoded by the coding sequence ATGGCCAAACAGAACCAACAGTTGACAGCTTTTCAAGAGATCAATGATCGGATTTCTCAGTTGAGGAAAAGAAACAAGGCACGAGTCCAACGTCCACAGCAAGGAGAAAGGATATTTGGAGATGCACCAGAGGCTGTCTATGTcgagcccaagccaccagatccttcaaggaTCAATCAACATCCAACTTCTCAAACCCATACTCTTCATGTTGCTAATTCTCGGTTTGATCATAAATCTTTTGCTGATAAAATTGAATTCTTTACATTTTCAGGAGGAAGAAGCTACCTATTTTGGGAGAGGAACcttgatgaatggtttcacAACAACAACATTCTGAAAGAAGAGAGACTATCTTATGCCATTGATCAACTAAGAGGTAATGCCTTTAAatggtgggtacaagaagaagatgatagatGGTTTTACAAGGAGCCAGCTATCAAAACGTGGAGAGATCTTAAGGAAGCCATGAGGGATGAATTTTCACCAGAACTCACAAGTTCTAAGATCCGAAGATATACCCAAGGAGGTATCTAA
- the LOC103832998 gene encoding uncharacterized protein LOC103832998, translating into MDQKIVQETMQSILLKEAKPKQYQGKALESQKRMKADLLYFGAEYTVSRSKPCQEGGDDVVVRSATEPEVNPKPYSTSQDENQDIHALKMSYLTNQEGLNHEDNLYGFYTQEGVQDNWNWVKIFTEQEVMNFTSQRFLSPSICEYPTLEADSSPKKKRPEPKPIIGFKRDLSSFQKAQYQEKWPRNYEVMIQSPKPAKPVLHLPQLEASRFNQLQTRNWRPEDHFNQSGDIIHGQEEFYNSIPCTSSHWIRRILIYSNLPYLEQTDINIQQLFPLQFRHDLSTFQAVKKAPRKLTYPLKPSRFKKDQILYLEPKSHKRLQRLVFDFFLSFDLFPFLFILER; encoded by the coding sequence ATGGACCAGAAGATCGTTCAAGAGACAATGCAGTCCATAttgcttaaagaagcaaaaccaaaacaataccAAGGTAAGGctttagaatctcaaaagagaatgaaagctgacttgctctatTTTGGTGCAGAAtatacagtttcgaggtcgaaaccttgtcaagagggaggggatgatgtggttGTCAGATCAGCAACTGAACCAGAGGTTaacccaaagccctactcaaccagccaagatGAAAACCAGGACATACATGCACTAAAAATgtcatatcttacaaaccaggagggtttaaatcacgaggatAATTTgtatggattctacactcaagaaggagtccaggacAATTGGAATTGGGtcaaaatattcacggagcaagaagttatgaattttacaagtcagaggtttctcagcccgtccatctgcgagtacccgactttagaagcAGATTCAAGTCCAAAGAAAaagcggcctgaaccaaagccCATCATAGGATTCAAGAGGGATCTCTCATCTTTCCAAAAAGCTCAATATCAagagaaatggccacggaattatgaagttatgatccaatctccaaaaccggccaaaccagttctacacttgcctcaattggaagctagccggttcaatcagcttcaaaccagaaattggcgaccagaagatcatttcaaccaatcaggagacATCATACACGGACAAGAGGAGTTCTACAATTCAATACCATGCACCAGCAGCCattggatcaggaggatcctcatttactcaaacctgccttatttggagcaaaCCGACATTAATATCCAACAGCTCTTTCCTCTTCAGTTTAGGCACGACCTCAGCACATTCCAAGCAGTCAAGAAGGCTCCCAGGAAGCTTACTTATCCCCTTAAACCATCTAGGTTCAAGAAAGATCAGATTCTttacttggagccaaaatcccacaaaaggctccaacggctagttttcgatttctttcttagttttgatttgtttccttttctatttattttagaaCGTTAG